CTGAGAGTATAAAGCGATCGAGATCTGTCAGCGCCTGCCCCTCAAGTTCAATATCTTTGGGCGCTATACCATCCACCTCAGTGTACGAGGTAAAAAACGAGAGTGCATTCCAGATCGGAAGCATGATCGATTTAACCATGCCCTCTACACCATCGTCACGAAAGTGTAGATCCTCAATCCCTACCGCAGGTGAGGCGAAGAGATATGCGCGTAACGCATCGGAGCCGTGCTTCTCCATTAAATCAAATGGATCCGTGTAATTTTTAAGGCTCTTTGACATCTTCTTGCCATCCGTCGCAAGCAGGTTACCGTGCACCATGCAGTGCTTAAACGCTGGCTTATCGAAGATCGCCGTTGAGAGTACATGCAGATAATAAAACCAGCACCGAATCTGTCCGGTGTATTCTACAATAAAATCTGCAGGGAGATGAGAACGAAAGTGCTCAGCGTTTTCAAATGGATAGTGGTATTGCCCATACGGCATCGAACCAGACTCAAACCAGCAGTCTAAAACTTCCGGCACGCGCTTTAGCTTGCTGCCACATGCGCACGGGATCTCTACCGCATCGAGGAACTCCTTGTGTAGGTCAGGTAGCTCTGTGCTTGCGTCCCTCTCTAAATCAGAGACCGTTCCGTAAACCTTCTGATTACCGCAATCACTGCACTCCCAAACTGGTATAGGGGTTGCCCAGTAGCGGTTACGCGAGATATTCCAATCACGGGCGTTCTCAATCCAGTTGCCAAATCGCCCATGCTTAACGGTCTCTGGATACCACGAGATCTCTTTGTTAGTTTCGATTAGTCGCTCTCTAATCGCCTCAACCTTAAAGTACCACGCATCAAGCGCTCGGTAGATAAGCGGAGTACGACAACGCCAACAGTGCGGATAATTGTGCTCGATAGTTTCATCACGAACTACGGCACCACGCTCTTTGAGGAGCTTAACGACTGCCGGGTTAGCTTCATGCACGTTCTGTCCGACGAAATCACTTACCTCTTCAGTAAAGCAACCTGCTGAGTCGACCGGATTTACAACCTCGATCTGATACTTTCGACATCCCCAGTAATCATCCTCGCCAAAGGCGGGCGCCATATGCACGATCCCAGTTCCATCTTCAGTTGAAACGAACTCTGCCCCGATAACTAAAAATGCGTTCTTCTCTTTAAAGTATGGAAAGAGTGGCTGATACCGTATCTTGCGATCTATTAGTTCAGCTCCAGTATGCGTTGAGATAATCACTGGTTCTTTACCCAGCTCGCGCTCATACCGTTTAAGCGCCTTCTTTGCGAGCAGTAAATGACCTAGAGTGCTCTCAACAACTACGTACTCAATCTCGGCTCCAACTGCTAAAGCTAGGTTTGATGGTAGGGTCCACGGTGTAGTGGTCCATGCTAACGCCGATACCCCCTGCATTCCTGTTAGAGGAAACGTAACGGTGATGGCTCTATCCTGCTTCGGTCGGGTGCTATCATCTACCCGTATCTCTGAGAACGAGAGCGGCGTTTCGCAACGATAGCAGTAGGGAGAAACTCGGTAGTCTTTGTAGATTAATCCCTTACGGTGCGCTTCACCGAAGGCCCAGATAACCGACTCCATATATGAGCGGTCGAGGGTTTTATAGGCCTTATCCATATCAACCCAGCGCCCGATCCGATCGATATATTTGCGCCAGTTGTCATTAAACTCAGATACGATGCGACGACACTCGGCATTGAATGCAGCAACACCAACGGTCCTCTCAATCTCGCCCTTGTCCTTTAGTCCGAGGTTCTTCTCAGCGATCGTCTCAATAGGAAGTCCGTGACAATCCCAACCCCAGGTACGGGGCACCCTGTAGCCGCGCATCGTTTTGTAGCGCCCAACTACATCCTTAAGGATCGAGACGAAGAGAGTTCCGTGGTGCGGATTCCCTGTCGGGAATGGGGGTCCGTCGTAGAAGATAAATTCCGGCCTGTCCTGACGCTCTTCAACGGAGCGCTGGAAGGTCCGTTCCTGCTTCCAACGCGCGACAACACCATTTTCAAGGGTGGGAAGGTGGGGGCGTGATTCAACCTTACGGAAGCCGTTTTCTTGTGTCATTACGGTTTAATACTATAGATCCTCGATCGCGCTCAAGGCTTTTGCGCGCCGCGACCTGCTCAGGTGGCTTGGGCTCTCTTTAGACCAGCTGATCCTCGCCTGTACCGCCGCCGATCACGAGTTTACCCTCGGATTCGAGCTTACGTACAACATCGACTATCGATTGTTGCGTCTTCTCTACATCTCGTAGCTTAACTGGACCGAGCGCCTCAAGATCCTCTTTAATCATCTCGGCTGCACGTTGCGATACGTTTCTGAAGATCTGGTCCTTAAGTTCTGGACTAGCCGTCTTGAGCGCGATAACGAGCTGCTCTCGTGGCACATCCTTAAGAACACCCTGGATGCCCTTGTCGTCGATCTTCTTAAGATCCTCGAAGGTAAACATAAGATTGCGGATCTTTTCGGCTAGGTCCGGGAAGGTCTCCTCAATCTCGGTAATAATGCGCTCCTCGTTCGTTCTATCAACGAAGTTGAGGATATCTGCCGCTGATTTAGGCCCGCCGATCTCCTCGTCTTTGAAGTCTCCGCCCCGTAGCTGTCCACGTAGCACCTCTCGTACATCATCGATAATATCGGCTTTGATATTTGAAAGGTTAGATATTCTGATAAGAACATCGGTCTGCATCTCAGGTTGCATCTGCTTAAGGACAATGGCTGCTTGATCAGCGTTCATCATGGTCATTAGGAATGCAACCGTTTGTGGATGCTCCGCTGAGATAAACCCATAGAGGGATTTCTGTGGAACCTCAGAGATAATGGATCCGATCGGCTGTTTCTTGGCACCGGTAATATATTCGAGTAAGGCCTCGCTACCAGCTTCTCCAAAGGCGCTTGAGATAACGCTCTTTGCAAACTCGCGTCCATCGACCAGCATGGTATCGCCGGCCTTGAGCATCTTGAGAAAGTCTCGAGAGAGTTTAAACTGCGTCTCGCGGTCGACCTCTGATACGGTTAGGAAGGCGCGGCTGACGGTCTTAACCTCGTGCTCGTTCAGGTTTTGCATGACCTGAGTGGCAACCTCCTTGCCCAACCCTAATAGGGTCAGCGCCGCCTTCTCTGGATTTGTTAGCTCCCGTTGCATCGTGTTGAGTCCTTCCTTCAACTCCTTATGATGATAATAGGGCGCATAACGGCTCGTACGAGTTGGCTTGTATTCCTGCATCTCAGCAATTACACTGCCTTATATGGTTGCCAAGCCCGACGAAGAACTATTAGTCACCTATTTTCAAGAGGTTACAGGCTCGGCTCCGACCCTTGTCACCCCCCTTTGCCCGCACGCCTCGCAGCGCCGTATCTATCGCCTAACGGGTGGGGCAACCTCAATGGTGGGGGTACTTAATCCAGATCGGGGTGAAAACGATGCCTTCGTATACTTCGCTCGCTACTTTCGCTCGGCTGGGTTGCCGGTTCCTGAGATCTACCTATATCGACCTGAGGCGCACGCCTATCTTGAGCAGGATCTAGGCGATAATACCTTACTTGATAATCTGACTCTGGCGCGGGAGCGTTCTGTTGAAACCTTCCCTTCCTCGGTCGAAGATCTTTACCGTGCAGCGCTAGAGTATCTGCCGCAATTTCAGATTAAACATAGCGCTAGCATAGACTTCTCACGCTGCTATCCAAGCGCTGACTTCTCGCTAGATGCCCTCTCAAACGATCTTGAGAGCTTTCAGAGAGAGCTGGTTCTGCGGCTACTACCTGCCTGGGATCTGCGCCGCATGCAAGGGGATCTCTCAAGCCTACTTTCATTTCTGGCAAAAGCTGTTAACGGCTTCTTTCTGTATCGTGATTTTCAGGCACGCAACATCATGATCGTAAACAACAAGCCGTTCTTTATCGATTTCCAGGGGGGTAGAAAGGGCCCGTTGCAGTACGACGTTGTTTCGCTGCTCTATCAATCAAGTGCTAAGATACCGCATGCCACCCGTGAGTCCCTGCTGAACCACTACTGCCAGGCTGCTGCGACCTATACCTCGTTAGATCAAGGGGAGTTTCTTCATTTCTATCAGGGCTTTATTATTAGCCGCATGTTGCAGGTGCTTGGTGTTTATGGGCGCGAGGGCTTGGGCGCGGGCAAAGAATACTTTGTGCGTAATATTCCGCTAGCGCTTGAAACGCTCAGAAAAGCGCTACTATCGCCGGAACTTCCGATCGCGCTGCCAGGATTTTTAGAGTGCACTGATGCACTTATTGAGGCACTAAAAAGAGAGACCCCATGAATAAATTAGGCCAAATTAAAACAGCTCCCATGATCCTTGAAATTACAAGCTTCTCTTACAAAGCCCCCTTACCTGCACATATCTTTGCGCTGGGAGAGGGTCGTCACGGTGGGGGCTTTGTGTTTGATTGTCGCTCGCTTCCGAACCCGGGGCGTGAGGAGCATTTTAAACTTCAAACTGGGCTGGATAGTGAGGTGATAGCTTACCTTAATGGCTCTATTGAGGTAGCTGCCTTTAGAGAGCACACCTTTGCTCTTGTAAGCTCTGCTGTGACAAATTTTCTTAGTCGTGGCTTTGAATTTATGAACGTAAGCTTCGGCTGTACCGGCGGCCAGCACCGATCTGTATACCTCTCTGAACAGTTAGCGAACCATATCGCCGCTAGTTTTTCAACCCAAGTTCAGCCTCAGGTTATACACTATAATTTAAAGGCGCTGGGATTATTATAGTGCCGTTATTAAACAGATGGATACTGATACCACTACTGCTCTCAGTCTCGGTATGGAGTGACTCTCTGCGTAATGGATTTGTCTGGGATGATCATATCCTGATTGAGAAGAACGAGGTAAGTCTTAAAACGAGTTCTGTCTCTGCCCTTTTTTCAAGCGATTTTTGGTCCACTGAGACCGAGGCTGGGCACTCCAACTACTATCGACCCCTGATAGCCCTCTCCTACATGGTTGATTACGCGCGTAGCGGATTAACAGCTAAAGGCTATCACCTTACTAATATCATAGTTCATACGGCTAACGTTGCATTGGTATGGTGCGTCCTCGTTGAACTCGCTGTCCCAAGCCTAATTGCGGCGCTAGCGGCTTGCCTCTTTGCGGTTCATCCAGCCTTGGCAGAATCTGTGGCATGGATCTCAGGAAGAACCGATCTAATCGCAACAACCTTTATGCTGCTATCAGTCCTACTCTGCCTCACGGCGCGCAGGAAAGCTCGAATAAATATTCTACTGAGCACCCTCTCGGCCACGGCGTTCGCTTGTGCGCTTTTCTCAAAGGAGTCCGCGATCATCACCCCCCTGCTAGCGCTCCTGCTCGCATCAACAACGGGAGCAGCTCGCAAGGTTAGCCCGCGAGATCTTATCCCCTACGCCGTCGCCGCCCTTGTTTGGTTTATCGCTCGCTTATTGGCGCTCGATAACCCGATCGGGGTCTCCTCCACTGAGGGGGTCTCCCTTAAGATCGGAATCCTTGCGCTCCTGCACCTCTGGGGCACCATAGCGTGGCCCCCCGTTTTTCGGATTGAATACGGATCCTCTCTAACTGGGGAGAGCTTAGCGATTGGGGCTGCCTGCGGAGTGCTGCTTCTGGGCTGGGTAGTATATTTAATCAGATCACTACACTCATCGCCCCTAGTAAGAGCGCTCTATATTGCTGGAATTATTGCCTTTCTTCCGTCCGTCCTGGCCATTATGCTTAAATCAATGATAGGGGTACGGCTCGTATACACTGCGGCTGCTTTTATCCTTCCAGCTTGCGTGCTGCTGCTTTGGGAACGGCTCTCTTTACGTCCTTTTTTTACAGTAACGGTCGCCCTCTGTGCTATTCTGTCGTATTGCTCGGTCGAACGATCTTCTCTGTGGAGATCCGATCGTGTGCTCTTTAGTAAGGCTCTAGAGGCCTCTGCTGCATCGACCCGCAACCATTTAAATCTCGGAATCGCCCTCTATAACGATGGAGAGCTACGCGCCGCCCTGGAGCAGCTAGATAGGGAGATAGAGGCGGCGGCCGTTGATCAACAACGCTATATGCTGGCTCTAATTTATACGGGTGCTCAGTGTGAGCTCCTGGCCGAACGGGAGTATCGAGCCGCCATTCAGGCCAAACCATCAAATTACGCAGCGCTGCACAATCTTGCCGGCCTATTAACCTCTCAAGGCAGGCTCGCTGATGCCCGTACCGCACTGCTGGATGGATCTCAACGCGCGCCGGAGCTTCGCGCGCGCGCCCTGCGCCAAATTGAGTATTTAGATAAGGCTCCCCCGTTTCCAGCACGTCCTGCTCTCGTTAGGCAGTGGTGTACCGACAGAAAGAGCCTAGAGATGTTTTTCACAGAGGCTATTGCGGTCAACAGACAGGCCTCTGAGCTACTTAAGGGCAGACAGCTCGACATGGCCGAGGTCTACATTAAAGCGGCACTCCTGGCTAACCCCAAGTTAGTCGCTGCGCACCTTAACCTTGCACAGCTTGAGATTCTGCAACAACGCTACGATTCAGCTAGAGGGACCCTCACTGAAATATTACGGGAGAATCCTGAGGAAACGCGAGCAGAAAAACTACTTAGCCATCTTAATACCCTAGAGGGCGCTCTTTAAGGGGTTGGTATCTGTTGCCAGAGCTCCTCTTGTTTTAATCTGGTCGAGCAAGTTATCACTAAGGGAGATTACGTTCATGAAA
The nucleotide sequence above comes from Pseudomonadota bacterium. Encoded proteins:
- the fliG gene encoding flagellar motor switch protein FliG; translation: MQEYKPTRTSRYAPYYHHKELKEGLNTMQRELTNPEKAALTLLGLGKEVATQVMQNLNEHEVKTVSRAFLTVSEVDRETQFKLSRDFLKMLKAGDTMLVDGREFAKSVISSAFGEAGSEALLEYITGAKKQPIGSIISEVPQKSLYGFISAEHPQTVAFLMTMMNADQAAIVLKQMQPEMQTDVLIRISNLSNIKADIIDDVREVLRGQLRGGDFKDEEIGGPKSAADILNFVDRTNEERIITEIEETFPDLAEKIRNLMFTFEDLKKIDDKGIQGVLKDVPREQLVIALKTASPELKDQIFRNVSQRAAEMIKEDLEALGPVKLRDVEKTQQSIVDVVRKLESEGKLVIGGGTGEDQLV
- a CDS encoding phosphotransferase, whose product is MVAKPDEELLVTYFQEVTGSAPTLVTPLCPHASQRRIYRLTGGATSMVGVLNPDRGENDAFVYFARYFRSAGLPVPEIYLYRPEAHAYLEQDLGDNTLLDNLTLARERSVETFPSSVEDLYRAALEYLPQFQIKHSASIDFSRCYPSADFSLDALSNDLESFQRELVLRLLPAWDLRRMQGDLSSLLSFLAKAVNGFFLYRDFQARNIMIVNNKPFFIDFQGGRKGPLQYDVVSLLYQSSAKIPHATRESLLNHYCQAAATYTSLDQGEFLHFYQGFIISRMLQVLGVYGREGLGAGKEYFVRNIPLALETLRKALLSPELPIALPGFLECTDALIEALKRETP
- a CDS encoding tetratricopeptide repeat protein, producing MPLLNRWILIPLLLSVSVWSDSLRNGFVWDDHILIEKNEVSLKTSSVSALFSSDFWSTETEAGHSNYYRPLIALSYMVDYARSGLTAKGYHLTNIIVHTANVALVWCVLVELAVPSLIAALAACLFAVHPALAESVAWISGRTDLIATTFMLLSVLLCLTARRKARINILLSTLSATAFACALFSKESAIITPLLALLLASTTGAARKVSPRDLIPYAVAALVWFIARLLALDNPIGVSSTEGVSLKIGILALLHLWGTIAWPPVFRIEYGSSLTGESLAIGAACGVLLLGWVVYLIRSLHSSPLVRALYIAGIIAFLPSVLAIMLKSMIGVRLVYTAAAFILPACVLLLWERLSLRPFFTVTVALCAILSYCSVERSSLWRSDRVLFSKALEASAASTRNHLNLGIALYNDGELRAALEQLDREIEAAAVDQQRYMLALIYTGAQCELLAEREYRAAIQAKPSNYAALHNLAGLLTSQGRLADARTALLDGSQRAPELRARALRQIEYLDKAPPFPARPALVRQWCTDRKSLEMFFTEAIAVNRQASELLKGRQLDMAEVYIKAALLANPKLVAAHLNLAQLEILQQRYDSARGTLTEILRENPEETRAEKLLSHLNTLEGAL
- the ileS gene encoding isoleucine--tRNA ligase, which codes for MTQENGFRKVESRPHLPTLENGVVARWKQERTFQRSVEERQDRPEFIFYDGPPFPTGNPHHGTLFVSILKDVVGRYKTMRGYRVPRTWGWDCHGLPIETIAEKNLGLKDKGEIERTVGVAAFNAECRRIVSEFNDNWRKYIDRIGRWVDMDKAYKTLDRSYMESVIWAFGEAHRKGLIYKDYRVSPYCYRCETPLSFSEIRVDDSTRPKQDRAITVTFPLTGMQGVSALAWTTTPWTLPSNLALAVGAEIEYVVVESTLGHLLLAKKALKRYERELGKEPVIISTHTGAELIDRKIRYQPLFPYFKEKNAFLVIGAEFVSTEDGTGIVHMAPAFGEDDYWGCRKYQIEVVNPVDSAGCFTEEVSDFVGQNVHEANPAVVKLLKERGAVVRDETIEHNYPHCWRCRTPLIYRALDAWYFKVEAIRERLIETNKEISWYPETVKHGRFGNWIENARDWNISRNRYWATPIPVWECSDCGNQKVYGTVSDLERDASTELPDLHKEFLDAVEIPCACGSKLKRVPEVLDCWFESGSMPYGQYHYPFENAEHFRSHLPADFIVEYTGQIRCWFYYLHVLSTAIFDKPAFKHCMVHGNLLATDGKKMSKSLKNYTDPFDLMEKHGSDALRAYLFASPAVGIEDLHFRDDGVEGMVKSIMLPIWNALSFFTSYTEVDGIAPKDIELEGQALTDLDRFILSEVEILKRSITELLDGYRINDAMRLFAPFLDTLNNWYIRRSRERVWSEDPRSPEKMAFYATLYEVLTTYAQLIAPLCPFIAELVWERLGFKESVHLSSWPKVRESQIDLKLSRQVNLVRAMVSAGLSVRAREKLRVRLPLAVAKIAGRDSMAQELAPYIPVLCGELNVKSIEFLEDASSIATLSAKVNARVLGPRLGARVQEVIQKVRNGEFEVVGENSIKIGDITLLPGEVEVGFSGKPGLAVESGDGFVVALDIAVTPALALEGQARDLVREIQDMRKEADLNMADRIRLSISGAQALLAAHEAYIKSETLCIEVVAALGSPLVERTVSIENETLVCGTVQIALERVV